Proteins encoded together in one Cicer arietinum cultivar CDC Frontier isolate Library 1 chromosome 4, Cicar.CDCFrontier_v2.0, whole genome shotgun sequence window:
- the LOC101501274 gene encoding protein ALWAYS EARLY 2 isoform X1, with protein sequence MAPPRKSRSVNKQFSTNDISPEKDRVNSNKNKHRKKKLSDKLGSQWSKEELEQFYEAYRKYGKDWKKVAASVRNRSIEMVEALYNMNRAYLSLPEGTASVVGLIAMMTDHYNVLEESDSERESNEASGSQKPMKRKREKVQLSVSKDPVQSQSVSSSDGCLSLLKKRRIDGIQPRAVGKRTPRVPVYHSYKQDDRENYVSPNKRSLKSTVDANDDEVAHVALALTRAAQRGSSPLVSRTPHRREEQKSSPVQSWERMNQMSKTARAKFRDVSVDEEFLEGSIESRGAENGEYVKDTGSLMDMEGRGTGEVLRKGEKNYRKKERVKNVGNYQLDDGGEACSGTEEGLSFRSLNLKEKNMEVINEKFEQFTPTSQRKRNKKLFFGDEIHALNALQTLADLSLMMPTSIVESESSVPLKGERMTVDKDDKSALPEATSTSHKRNKVKLCAVPGADTSTSKKSKLGKDIANDTNILSESKEQLPFADRTWKRKQKSMVSKAVDDDNKPVIKGKYTDQVFTSPKQSKMIKPSVNSLGGDQKDLAVSTAEVPLLSEVSSPTKQRSRRKMIFQRPSMPKEKSSENVLKGQPNKYFTPMEKKLSSCLSSSLVRRWFTFEWFYSALDYPWFAKREFVEYLNHVGLGNIPRLTRVEWSVIKSSLGKPRRFSEHFLREERQKLEQYRESVRKHYSELRAGVRDGLPTDLAKPLYVGQRVIAIHPKTREIHDGSVLTVDHDKCRIQFDRPELGVEFIMDIDCMPLNPLDNMPEALRRQFGARKASFMTIEPHINGSSSFVGCEMHASPAKVHPSSSASVKQGKGDANHDVAQANIDNLCAQEACAPPCKVLQHQAKEADINALSELKRALDKKETLLIELRNANNGILENQNGIECLKDSEAFKKHYATVLVELKEASGQVSDTMLQLRQRNTYPGNSLPPWMKPKANFEVHDDLPGVLLDSSLAQESGSTVIEIIKGSRLRAHAMVDAASQAWSQATKGGEDAITRIWQSFNSIDSQQLSSKYRLPVIRSQGQANGSSYHHNQSTYRASEPLSNDASGPKLHKDADGDDIDIPSELITSCLATLAMIQSCTERLYPPSDVARILDSAVTSLQPCCPQNLSIYREVQMCVGRIKTQILALIPT encoded by the exons GAAGAGAGTGATAGTGAAAGGGAGAGCAATGAGGCATCAGGATCTCAAAAACCTATGAAACGTAAACGCGAAAAAGTTCAGCTTAGTGTCTCAAAGGATCCTGTACAGTCTCAGTCTGTCAGTTCCAGTGATGGTTGCCTCTCTCTATTGAAGAAGAGACGCATTGATG GTATTCAACCTCGTGCTGTTGGGAAAAGGACACCCCGAGTCCCAGTTTACCACTCTTACAAGCAAGATGATAGGGAGAATTATGTTTCACCTAATAAAAGAAGCCTGAAGTCCACTGTTGATGCTAATGATGACGAAGTTGCACATGTAGCTTTGGCATTAACCAGGGCTGCACAGAGAGGGAGCTCTCCCCTAGTTTCTCGAACACCACATAGGAGAGAAGAACAGAAGTCCTCTCCTGTTCAGAGCTGGGAAAGAATG AACCAAATGTCTAAGACGGCTCGTGCCAAGTTTCGTGATGTTTCCGTGGATGAAGAGTTTTTGGAAGGTAGTATAGAAAGTAGGGGAGCTGAAAATGGAGAATATGTTAAAGATACCGGTTCCTTGATGGATATGGAAGGCAGGGGCACCGGTGAAGTTCTTCGGAAGGGAGAAAAAAATTACAGAAAGAAAGAGAGAGTGAAAAATGTTGGAAATTATCAGCTTGATGATGGAGGAGAAGCATGCAGCGGCACTGAAGAAGGACTTAGTTTTCGTTCTTTGAATTTGAAGGAAAAGAATATGGAGGTTATTAATGAAAAGTTTGAGCAATTCACTCCAACAAGTCAGcggaaaagaaacaaaaaactcTTTTTTGGAG ATGAAATCCACGCCTTGAATGCTTTGCAAACTTTGGCTGATCTCTCTCTAATGATGCCGACATCTATAGTTGAATCCG AATCATCTGTCCCGTTGAAGGGAGAAAGAATGACTGTTGATAAAGATGATAAGTCTGCTTTACCCGAAGCAACATCAACAAGTCATAAGAGAAATAAAGTTAAACTCTGCGCAGTCCCTGGAGCTGACACTTCAACCTCCAAAAAATCTAAACTCGGAAAGGATATAGCAAATGATACCAATATTCTCTCTGAATCAAAAGAGCAGCTTCCGTTTGCTGATAGAACATGGAAAAGAAAGCAAAAGTCCATGGTTTCAAAG GCTGTAGACGATGATAACAAACCGGTGATTAAAGGAAAATACACTGATCAGGTTTTTACCTCACCGAAACAATCAAAGATGATCAAACCATCAGTGAACTCCCTCGGTGGTGATCAGAAAGATTTGGCAGTATCAACTGCTGAAGTTCCACTCTTAAGTGAAGTTAGTTCACCGACTAAACAAAGAAGTAGACGCAAGATGATTTTTCAGAGACCATCCATGCCTAAAGAGAAGTCCTCTGAGAATGTATTGAAAGGTCAACCTAATAAGTACTTTACCCCAATG GAAAAGAAGCTTTCTAGTTGCTTGTCATCTTCTTTGGTTCGCAGATGGTTTACTTTTGAATGGTTTTACAGCGCACTTGATTATCCATGGTTCGCCAAAAGAGAATTTGTGGAGTACTTAAATCATGTTGGACTAGGGAATATCCCAAGGCTAACTCGTGTTGAGTGGAGTGTCATAAAAAG TTCCCTTGGCAAACCACGCAGGTTTTCTGAACACTTTTTACGTGAAGAAAGACAAAAACTTGAACAGTATCGAGAATCAGTGAGGAAACATTATTCTGAGCTGCGTGCTGGTGTAAGAGATGGACTTCCGACAGATTTGGCGAAACCGTTATATGTTGGACAACGAGTAATTGCCATTCACCCCAAAACCAGAGAGATTCATGATGGTAGTGTGCTTACAGTTGACCATGACAAGTGCAGGATTCAGTTCGACCGTCCTGAATTAGGAGTTGAATTCATCATG GACATTGATTGCATGCCTTTGAATCCATTAGATAATATGCCAGAAGCTTTGAGGAGACAGTTTGGTGCCAGAAAAGCCTCGTTTATGACTATAGAACCACATATTAATGGTAGTTCAAGTTTTGTGGGATGTGAAATGCATGCTTCACCTGCGAAGGTACATCCCTCTTCAAGTGCTTCAGTAAAGCAAGGAAAG GGGGATGCAAACCATGACGTTGCCCAGGCAAATATTGATAACCTCTGTGCACAAGAAGCTTGTGCTCCACCGTGCAAGGTATTGCAGCATCAAGCTAAAGAAGCTGATATAAATGCACTCTCTGAACTAAAGCGTGCTCTTGATAAAAAG GAGACACTGTTAATAGAGCTTCGAAATGCAAATAATGGCATATTGGAAAACCAAAATGGTATAGAGTGTTTGAAAGATTCtgaagctttcaagaagcattACGCCACGGTACTGGTAGAGCTAAAGGAAGCCAGTGGACAG GTTTCTGATACCATGCTTCAGTTGAGGCAACGCAATACCTACCCAGGCAACTCTCTGCCACCATGGATGAAGCCCAAAGCAAATTTCGAAGTTCATGATGATCTTCCTGGTGTGTTGTTGGATAGTTCTTTAGCACAAGAGTCTGGGTCAACTGTCATTGAAATCATTAAAGGATCCAGGCTACGGGCACATGCAATGGTTGATGCTGCATCTCAG GCATGGTCTCAAGCTACAAAGGGAGGTGAAGATGCTATCACGAGGATTTGGCAGTCGTTCAATTCTATTGATTCGCAGCAGTTGTCCTCCAAATACAGGTTACCTGTGATAAGGTCCCAAGGTCAAGCAAATGGCAGTTCTTATCATCATAATCAGTCAACTTACAGAGCATCAGAGCCTTTAAGTAATGATGCATCTGGTCCAAAACTGCATAAAGATGCTGACGGAGATGATATTGATATTCCATCAGAGCTCATCACTTCATGTCTTGCTACATTAGCTATGATACAG AGTTGTACTGAACGACTATACCCTCCTTCAGATGTGGCTCGGATATTAGATTCGGCCGTTACCAGCCTGCAACCGTGCTGTCCTCAAAACCTTTCTATTTACAGAGAAGTTCAAATGTGCGTGGGAAGAATTAAGACCCAAATCTTAGCCCTCATCCCTACTTAG